The proteins below are encoded in one region of Engraulis encrasicolus isolate BLACKSEA-1 chromosome 1, IST_EnEncr_1.0, whole genome shotgun sequence:
- the LOC134446284 gene encoding histone H3 — protein sequence MARTKQTARKSTGGKAPRKQLATKAARKSAPATGGVKKPHRYRPGTVALREIRRYQKSTELLIRKLPFQRLVREIAQDFKTDLRFQSSAVMALQEASEAYLVGLFEDTNLCAIHAKRVTIMPKDIQLARRIRGERA from the coding sequence ATGGCAAGAACCAAGCAAACTGCCCGCAAGTCCACCGGAGGCAAGGCCCCGAGGAAGCAGCTCGCCACCAAGGCAGCGCGTAAAAGCGCACCGGCTACCGGTGGCGTGAAGAAGCCTCACCGTTACAGGCCAGGAACTGTGGCTCTGAGGGAGATCCGTCGCTACCAGAAATCCACCGAGCTGCTGATCCGCAAGCTGCCCTTCCAGCGTCTGGTCAGAGAGATCGCTCAGGATTTCAAGACCGACCTGCGCTTCCAGAGCTCTGCTGTCATGGCTCTGCAGGAGGCTAGCGAGGCTTACCTGGTTGGTCTGTTCGAGGACACCAACCTGTGCGCCATCCACGCCAAGAGAGTGACCATCATGCCCAAGGACATCCAGCTGGCTCGCCGTATCCGCGGAGAGCGTGCTTAA
- the LOC134445436 gene encoding histone H2A.J-like: MSGRGKTGGKTRAKAKTRSSRAGLQFPVGRVHRLLRKGNYAQRVGAGAPVYMAAVLEYLTAEILELAGNAARDNKKSRIIPRHLQLAVRNDEELNKLLGGVTIAQGGVLPNIQAVLLPKKTEKSKIKDKANMSGRGKTGGKTRAKAKTRSSRAGLQFPVGRVHRLLRKGNYAQRVGAGAPVYMAAVMEYLTAEILELAGNAARDNKKSRIIPRHLQLAVRNDEELNKLLGGVTIAQGGVLPNIQAVLLPKKTEKSK; the protein is encoded by the exons ATGAGCGGAAGAGGCAAAACCGGCGGCAAGACCAGGGCTAAGGCCAAGACTCGTTCATCCAGAGCTGGACTGCAGTTCCCCGTTGGTCGAGTGCACAGACTGCTGCGTAAAGGCAACTATGCTCAGCGCGTGGGAGCTGGTGCACCCGTCTACATGGCTGCTGTGCTCGAGTACTTGACCGCTGAGATCCTGGAGTTGGCCGGTAACGCCGCTCGTGACAACAAGAAGAGTCGTATCATTCCTCGTCATCTGCAGCTGGCCGTGCGTAACGACGAGGAGTTGAACAAACTGCTCGGTGGCGTTACCATCGCTCAGGGTGGTGTGCTGCCCAACATTCAGGCTGTGCTCCTGCCCAAGAAGACCGAGAAGTCCAA AATCAAAGACAAAGCAAACATGAGCGGAAGAGGCAAAACCGGAGGCAAGACCAGGGCGAAGGCCAAGACTCGttcatccagggctggactgcagtTCCCCGTCGGTCGTGTGCACAGGCTGCTGCGTAAAGGCAACTATGCTCAGCGCGTGGGAGCTGGTGCACCCGTCTACATGGCTGCAGTGATGGAGTACTTGACCGCTGAGATCCTGGAGTTGGCTGGTAACGCCGCTCGTGACAACAAGAAGAGTCGTATTATCCCCCGTCATCTGCAGCTGGCCGTGCGTAACGACGAGGAGTTGAACAAACTGCTCGGTGGCGTTACCATCGCTCAGGGTGGTGTGTTGCCCAACATTCAGGCTGTGCTCCTGCCCAAGAAGACCGAGAAGTCCAAGTAA
- the LOC134451778 gene encoding histone H2B 1/2-like, whose product MPDPVKPAPKKGSKKAVSKTAGKGGKKRKRTRKESYAIYVYKVLKQVHPDTGISSKAMSIMNSFVNDIFERIAGEASRLAHYNKRHTISSREIQTAVRLLLPGELAKHAVSEGTKAVTKYTSSK is encoded by the coding sequence ATGCCTGATCCAGTTAAGCCTGCGCCCAAGAAGGGCTCCAAGAAAGCCGTGAGCAAGACCGCCGGGAAGGGCGGCAAGAAGCGCAAGAGGACCAGGAAGGAGAGCTATGCCATCTACGTGTACAAGGTCCTCAAGCAGGTCCACCCCGATACTGGGATCTCTTCCAAGGCCATGAGCATCATGAACTCCTTCGTCAACGACATCTTCGAGCGCATTGCTGGTGAGGCTTCCCGCCTGGCACACTACAACAAGCGCCACACCATCTCCTCCAGGGAGATCCAGACCGCAGTGCGTCTGTTGCTGCCCGGTGAGCTCGCCAAGCACGCCGTGTCTGAGGGAACCAAGGCCGTCACCAAGTACACCAGCTCCAAGTAA
- the LOC134446239 gene encoding histone H4: MSGRGKGGKGLGKGGAKRHRKVLRDNIQGITKPAIRRLARRGGVKRISGLIYEETRGVLKVFLENVIRDAVTYTEHAKRKTVTAMDVVYALKRQGRTLYGFGG, from the coding sequence ATGAGCGGACGCGGCAAAGGAGGAAAGGGTCTTGGAAAGGGTGGCGCTAAGCGTCATCGCAAAGTCCTTCGCGATAACATCCAGGGTATCACCAAGCCCGCCATCAGGCGCCTGGCTCGCCGTGGTGGTGTGAAGCGTATCTCTGGCCTCATCTACGAGGAGACCCGTGGTGTGCTGAAGGTGTTCCTTGAGAACGTGATCCGTGATGCCGTCACCTACACCGAGCATGCCAAGAGGAAGACTGTCACAGCCATGGATGTCGTCTATGCTCTGAAACGCCAGGGCCGTACTCTGTACGGATTTGGAGGTTAA